The following coding sequences are from one Enterococcus sp. 4G2_DIV0659 window:
- the citE gene encoding citrate (pro-3S)-lyase subunit beta, which translates to MERLRRTMMFVPGANASMLRDATLYGADSLMFDLEDAVSLKEKDSARLLVYQALRTFDYSTVETVVRINGLDTVGHQDIEAMVLAGVDVIRLPKTETAQDIVDVAEVITEMETKYGISVGTTKMMAAIESAEGVLNAREIAQASDRLIGIALGAEDYVTNMKTHRYPDGQELFFARSFILHSARAAGIAAIDTVYSDVDNTEGFLAEVELIKQLGFDGKSVINPRQIPLVNGVYEPTEKEIQNAKEVIWGIREAEAKGSGVISVNGKMVDKPIVERAERVIALAIAAKLISEEEV; encoded by the coding sequence ATGGAACGCTTAAGAAGAACGATGATGTTTGTACCTGGAGCAAATGCTTCAATGCTTAGAGACGCGACTTTATATGGTGCTGATTCGTTGATGTTTGACCTAGAAGATGCGGTTTCTTTAAAAGAAAAAGATAGTGCTCGTTTACTTGTTTATCAAGCTTTACGGACGTTTGATTACTCAACTGTAGAAACGGTCGTTCGGATCAATGGCTTAGACACAGTAGGGCATCAAGATATTGAGGCAATGGTTTTAGCTGGGGTTGACGTGATTCGTTTACCGAAAACAGAAACGGCTCAAGATATTGTTGATGTGGCGGAAGTTATCACTGAAATGGAAACAAAATATGGTATCAGTGTCGGGACAACTAAAATGATGGCAGCAATCGAATCGGCTGAAGGTGTTCTGAATGCTCGAGAAATTGCTCAGGCAAGTGATCGGTTGATTGGAATCGCGCTGGGTGCAGAAGATTATGTGACAAATATGAAAACACACCGCTATCCAGATGGACAGGAATTGTTTTTTGCCCGTAGTTTTATCTTGCATTCAGCTAGAGCTGCAGGAATTGCGGCTATTGATACAGTGTACTCTGATGTGGATAATACAGAAGGCTTTTTAGCGGAAGTGGAATTAATCAAGCAATTAGGATTTGACGGTAAATCAGTCATCAATCCGCGTCAAATTCCTTTAGTAAATGGTGTTTATGAGCCGACTGAAAAAGAAATTCAAAATGCCAAAGAAGTAATCTGGGGCATTCGTGAAGCTGAAGCTAAAGGTTCAGGTGTGATTTCAGTCAATGGAAAAATGGTAGATAAACCGATCGTTG
- the citD gene encoding citrate lyase acyl carrier protein yields the protein MEIKQNASAGTTESSDIMITIGKNSGQGILIELDSSVEKQFGRQIREKIQDTLNKLSVSDAKVQAIDKGALDCTIQARTVAAVYRAAGEENVDWRVLNTWNA from the coding sequence TTGGAAATCAAACAAAACGCATCTGCTGGTACAACTGAATCAAGCGATATTATGATTACAATTGGAAAAAACAGTGGACAAGGAATTCTCATTGAACTGGACAGCAGTGTTGAAAAGCAATTTGGACGTCAAATTCGTGAAAAAATACAAGATACCTTAAATAAATTGTCTGTATCTGACGCGAAGGTCCAGGCAATTGATAAGGGAGCATTGGATTGTACAATTCAAGCTCGAACGGTGGCAGCTGTTTATCGTGCTGCTGGTGAAGAAAATGTAGACTGGCGGGTGTTAAATACATGGAACGCTTAA
- the citC gene encoding [citrate (pro-3S)-lyase] ligase produces MNIKRIWLDRDQAGKKQWTDFLATADLLPDDQLDYTIGIYDQEKLIGTGSIFRNILKCVAIDASYQNENLLSQIVQSLRERLQEIGYQHYFLYTKPKTSKLFRSLGFTEIASTTELVFMEQGFPDFEDYLAELKKHQRMTKHNAAIVMNANPFTNGHLHLVTEAAKRAETVYLFVLSEERSLFDAKTRFELVKEGISHLSNVVVLPTREYMVSSATFPSYFLKDQAKASIAQVQAVLDATLFKEKIASTLSISTRFVGEEPFSQVTEIYNQAMKKTFGSELKLVILPRKRIGEDVVSATRVRALMAQENYVAIKPLVPPKTFEEIIKQKNK; encoded by the coding sequence ATGAATATCAAAAGAATTTGGCTTGATCGAGATCAGGCTGGAAAAAAGCAGTGGACAGACTTTCTGGCTACCGCTGACCTACTACCTGATGACCAACTAGACTATACAATCGGCATCTACGATCAGGAGAAGCTTATTGGAACAGGATCAATTTTTAGGAATATTTTAAAATGCGTAGCAATTGACGCTTCTTATCAAAACGAAAACTTGCTTTCTCAAATTGTTCAATCTTTACGAGAAAGGCTACAGGAAATCGGCTATCAGCATTATTTTTTGTATACAAAGCCAAAAACCAGTAAGCTGTTTCGCTCTTTAGGCTTTACTGAAATTGCGTCAACAACTGAACTGGTTTTTATGGAGCAGGGCTTTCCTGATTTTGAAGATTATTTAGCGGAACTAAAAAAGCATCAACGAATGACAAAGCACAATGCAGCAATTGTAATGAATGCCAATCCATTTACGAATGGTCATTTGCATTTAGTTACAGAAGCAGCTAAACGTGCTGAGACGGTTTATCTTTTTGTTTTATCTGAGGAACGCTCGCTGTTTGATGCAAAGACACGTTTTGAACTAGTCAAAGAAGGAATCAGTCATTTATCAAATGTAGTGGTTTTACCAACCAGAGAATATATGGTATCTAGTGCAACATTCCCATCTTATTTTTTGAAGGATCAGGCGAAGGCTAGTATTGCTCAAGTTCAAGCTGTTTTGGATGCCACTTTATTTAAAGAAAAGATTGCCTCTACCCTGTCAATTTCAACTAGATTTGTTGGAGAAGAGCCATTTTCACAAGTAACTGAAATCTACAATCAAGCGATGAAAAAGACTTTTGGTTCTGAACTAAAGCTGGTTATTTTACCAAGAAAAAGGATTGGTGAAGACGTTGTCAGTGCCACCAGAGTGCGAGCTTTAATGGCACAGGAAAATTATGTAGCAATTAAGCCTCTTGTTCCGCCCAAAACTTTTGAAGAAATAATCAAACAAAAAAATAAGTAA
- a CDS encoding OadG-related small transporter subunit has product MSADLLKSLELLIFGWGGVFVVIFVIYFASLMLSKLFPPKK; this is encoded by the coding sequence ATGTCAGCTGATTTATTAAAATCATTGGAGCTATTGATTTTTGGGTGGGGTGGCGTGTTTGTTGTCATTTTCGTGATTTACTTTGCGTCTCTTATGTTAAGTAAATTGTTTCCACCGAAGAAGTAG
- a CDS encoding sodium ion-translocating decarboxylase subunit beta encodes METLIEGVVGMGQEPGRIVMMVIGGILMYLGIKKEYEPTLLVPMGLGTILVNFPNSGVLSAGGEAGPFQVLFDIGISTELFPLLLFIGIGAMIDFGPLLQNPFLLLFGAAAQFGIFFTIVAAVLLGFDLNDAASIGIIGAADGPTSIFVANTLNSKYMGAIMVAAYSYMALVPIIQPVAIKAVTTKKERKIRMTYRAGEVSQTAKILFPIVITVVAGLVAPVSLPLVGFLMFGNLLRECGVLDRLSVTAQNELVNMISIVLGLAISVKMQHEEFLQFDTLMVIGLGLVAFIMDSVGGVLFAKLLNLFRKEKINPMIGAAGISAFPMSSRVIQKMATDEDPQNFILMHAAGANVSGQIASVIAGGLLLALLA; translated from the coding sequence GTGGAGACATTAATTGAAGGCGTAGTAGGAATGGGGCAAGAGCCTGGTCGCATTGTAATGATGGTGATCGGAGGCATTCTGATGTACTTGGGAATCAAAAAAGAGTACGAGCCTACCTTACTTGTTCCAATGGGATTAGGAACGATTTTAGTCAATTTTCCTAATTCGGGTGTACTAAGTGCTGGTGGTGAAGCTGGTCCGTTTCAAGTGTTGTTTGATATAGGAATTTCGACGGAGTTATTTCCATTGTTACTATTTATCGGAATTGGCGCTATGATCGATTTCGGACCATTATTACAAAATCCATTTTTATTATTGTTCGGTGCAGCCGCGCAATTTGGGATTTTCTTTACGATTGTTGCAGCCGTTTTATTAGGCTTTGATTTAAATGATGCGGCGTCTATCGGGATTATCGGAGCAGCGGATGGTCCAACATCAATCTTTGTTGCCAACACGTTGAATTCGAAATACATGGGTGCGATTATGGTGGCGGCTTATTCTTATATGGCCTTGGTTCCGATTATTCAACCAGTGGCGATTAAAGCTGTTACAACGAAAAAGGAACGCAAAATCCGCATGACGTATCGTGCTGGTGAAGTGTCACAAACAGCAAAAATTTTATTCCCTATCGTGATTACAGTTGTTGCTGGGTTAGTAGCACCGGTTTCACTTCCCTTAGTTGGTTTCTTAATGTTCGGGAATTTACTACGTGAATGTGGTGTTCTAGATCGTTTATCTGTGACGGCGCAAAATGAGTTGGTAAACATGATTAGTATTGTTCTAGGATTAGCGATTTCAGTGAAAATGCAACACGAAGAATTTTTACAATTTGATACCTTAATGGTCATTGGTCTTGGATTAGTTGCCTTTATCATGGATTCAGTTGGTGGTGTTTTGTTTGCCAAATTATTGAATCTGTTTAGAAAAGAAAAAATCAATCCGATGATTGGTGCAGCTGGGATTTCTGCCTTTCCAATGTCTAGTCGAGTGATTCAAAAAATGGCAACAGATGAAGATCCGCAGAACTTTATTTTAATGCATGCAGCAGGTGCGAATGTATCTGGACAGATCGCGTCTGTGATTGCGGGCGGCTTATTATTGGCGTTGCTTGCGTAG
- a CDS encoding acetyl-CoA carboxylase biotin carboxyl carrier protein subunit: protein MLRKFKISIDGKEYLVEMEEIGGVAQQAPIVAPVAPSAPVAEAVPTTPAPAEPTAPVASTPAGTDAMPSPMPGTILKLLVNVGDTVQENQPLMILEAMKMENEIVAGKAGTVTGIHVKQGDMVNPGEPLITIG from the coding sequence ATGTTACGTAAGTTCAAAATTTCAATTGATGGAAAAGAGTATTTAGTAGAAATGGAAGAAATTGGCGGTGTGGCGCAACAAGCACCGATCGTAGCACCAGTTGCACCGTCCGCTCCTGTAGCAGAAGCGGTACCAACAACGCCTGCACCAGCTGAGCCAACAGCTCCTGTAGCAAGTACACCAGCTGGAACTGATGCGATGCCATCACCTATGCCTGGAACAATCTTGAAACTCTTGGTAAATGTTGGTGATACAGTACAAGAAAATCAGCCATTAATGATTCTTGAAGCTATGAAAATGGAAAATGAAATTGTAGCTGGCAAAGCTGGTACGGTTACAGGAATTCATGTTAAACAAGGCGATATGGTCAATCCAGGAGAGCCATTAATTACAATCGGTTAA
- a CDS encoding CitMHS family transporter, translated as MLLTVLSYVMIIVFMFVIMKKKMSPFTALVLIPLIFALIAMFAGVSKKGSIGDFVMEGIKTTSTTGIMLLFAILYFSIMLDAGLFDPITKKMIHIAKGDPMKVLIATAVVAAAVSLNGDGTTTTLICCSAFIPIYKKLDMKLMNLGVLVILQNTIMNLLPWGGPTARAMSVLNVGAEILAYLIPGMIIALLYVIFIVAPSMGRKERARLGIKQLTDEEIDAMTTVTDEETLAIRRPKIWLFNAILTISLIALLVTDSFVGLGLPPLFLFLTGTVVALMVNYPVLKDQSSRIGANGGDAVQVVILVFAAGVFMGLFQGTGMADALAQSFTKIIPNQLAGFWGLVIALISAPGTFFISNDGFYFGVLPVLAEAGRAYGFTDMQMALASLMGQAFHLLSPLVAFIYLLLRLTGLDMGQWQKEAAKWALGIFIIFVVTIVLTGHMPLYIPQ; from the coding sequence ATGTTATTAACTGTTTTGTCTTATGTAATGATTATCGTTTTTATGTTTGTCATCATGAAAAAGAAAATGTCACCGTTTACAGCTTTAGTTTTGATTCCGCTGATTTTTGCACTGATCGCAATGTTTGCAGGTGTTTCTAAGAAAGGCTCTATTGGAGACTTTGTGATGGAAGGAATCAAAACAACATCCACTACAGGTATCATGTTATTGTTTGCCATTCTTTATTTTTCAATTATGTTGGATGCTGGGTTATTTGACCCAATCACGAAAAAAATGATCCATATCGCAAAAGGCGATCCAATGAAAGTATTAATCGCAACCGCTGTTGTTGCAGCTGCTGTTTCTCTTAATGGGGACGGAACGACTACTACATTGATTTGTTGTTCTGCTTTTATTCCTATCTATAAAAAACTAGATATGAAATTGATGAACTTAGGGGTTTTGGTTATTTTACAAAATACAATTATGAACTTACTTCCATGGGGCGGCCCAACCGCTCGTGCGATGAGTGTCTTAAATGTTGGTGCTGAAATTTTAGCTTATCTGATTCCTGGTATGATCATCGCTTTACTTTATGTGATTTTCATTGTTGCTCCATCAATGGGTAGAAAAGAACGTGCTCGCCTTGGAATCAAGCAACTGACAGATGAAGAAATTGATGCTATGACAACCGTTACAGATGAAGAAACGCTGGCAATCCGCCGACCTAAAATTTGGTTATTCAATGCGATTTTAACGATTTCATTGATTGCGTTATTAGTAACCGATTCATTTGTTGGGCTTGGTTTACCACCCTTGTTCTTATTCTTAACAGGTACCGTTGTGGCTTTAATGGTCAACTATCCTGTCTTAAAAGACCAATCATCACGTATTGGCGCAAATGGCGGTGACGCCGTTCAGGTGGTTATTTTGGTATTTGCAGCGGGTGTCTTCATGGGACTTTTCCAAGGAACTGGTATGGCAGATGCATTAGCTCAAAGTTTCACAAAAATCATTCCAAATCAATTAGCTGGTTTCTGGGGCTTGGTAATTGCTCTGATTTCAGCTCCTGGGACATTCTTTATCTCAAATGATGGTTTCTATTTTGGGGTCTTACCTGTTTTAGCAGAAGCTGGACGCGCTTATGGTTTTACAGATATGCAAATGGCCTTAGCATCATTGATGGGGCAAGCATTCCACTTATTAAGTCCTTTGGTTGCCTTCATCTATCTATTACTTCGCTTAACTGGTTTAGATATGGGACAATGGCAAAAAGAAGCCGCAAAATGGGCACTGGGGATCTTTATTATTTTCGTTGTGACGATTGTCTTAACAGGCCATATGCCACTTTATATTCCACAATAA
- a CDS encoding GntR family transcriptional regulator, whose product MSTISEAVGKNLDLSLNEPLKELVYKAFRKTIILGEIPAGQRINEKEFSERMNISRTPIRYALQKLVEEGLVDHVQGVGIIVKGISVNDAYEIYAIRKSLDVLATITAMKEMTAIDFEELKILLDETEQLNEQNEIDQVLQKFSDFNEFIYEKSKMLRLKSIVMKLREYLVYFRDISIRSKERRDKALHEHWLIYTCMLNQEEEQLSALITEHLDYSQTFIIKEMEKHLHDTSK is encoded by the coding sequence ATGAGCACCATATCAGAAGCTGTTGGAAAAAATTTAGATTTAAGTCTCAATGAGCCTTTAAAAGAACTTGTCTACAAAGCATTCCGAAAAACCATTATTTTAGGCGAGATCCCTGCTGGACAGCGGATAAATGAAAAAGAATTTTCTGAGCGAATGAATATTAGCCGCACTCCAATTCGCTATGCTTTACAAAAACTAGTTGAAGAAGGATTAGTTGATCATGTTCAGGGAGTGGGGATTATTGTTAAAGGAATTTCTGTCAATGATGCTTACGAAATTTATGCCATCAGAAAATCACTAGATGTTCTAGCGACGATCACCGCAATGAAAGAAATGACAGCTATAGATTTTGAGGAATTAAAGATTTTATTAGATGAAACGGAACAGTTAAATGAGCAAAATGAAATTGACCAAGTGTTGCAAAAGTTTTCTGATTTCAATGAATTTATCTATGAAAAAAGTAAAATGCTTCGCTTAAAATCAATTGTGATGAAATTACGGGAATACTTAGTTTACTTTAGAGATATTTCTATTCGTTCCAAAGAACGACGTGATAAAGCCTTACATGAGCATTGGCTAATTTATACATGCATGTTAAATCAAGAAGAAGAACAATTGTCCGCTTTGATTACCGAGCATTTGGATTATTCCCAAACATTTATCATTAAAGAAATGGAAAAACACTTACATGACACAAGCAAATAA
- the citG gene encoding triphosphoribosyl-dephospho-CoA synthase CitG, whose protein sequence is MTQANKHAVQPQIISALALQSLVFEASLSPKPGLVDPKSSGAHFDMTYFTFIDSSAALAPFLTEYVSIGMTHKGSPSDLFSKIRNLGQQAEKTMLTATKGINTHKGANFSFALLLSATGKIIQDHHLSLPFSEKETTAIFTYVKDMTKGLLSKDFANLAQKERLSYGEKLYLEHGIIGIRGEAEAGYPTLQKIALPFLRSHQKNEQHQTFLLLLLHLMAKIEDSNLINRGGVNAWKKVQNQANELLETFSINSSINELEQALTCFDQELTKAHLSPGGAADLLALSYFFAQLEHLW, encoded by the coding sequence ATGACACAAGCAAATAAACACGCTGTACAGCCTCAAATAATTAGCGCATTAGCTTTACAATCCCTAGTATTTGAAGCCAGTCTTTCTCCCAAGCCAGGCTTGGTCGATCCTAAAAGTAGCGGCGCACATTTTGACATGACTTATTTTACTTTTATTGATAGCAGCGCTGCTCTTGCGCCATTTTTAACTGAATATGTTTCTATTGGAATGACGCATAAAGGATCCCCTTCCGACTTATTTTCAAAGATACGAAACCTTGGACAACAAGCTGAAAAAACGATGTTAACAGCAACAAAAGGAATCAATACCCATAAAGGCGCTAATTTTTCTTTTGCATTACTTTTAAGCGCAACGGGAAAAATAATCCAAGACCACCATTTATCATTACCTTTTTCTGAAAAAGAAACAACGGCTATTTTTACTTATGTAAAGGACATGACCAAGGGATTACTTTCAAAAGATTTCGCTAATTTAGCTCAAAAAGAACGCCTCAGTTACGGTGAAAAACTTTATTTAGAGCATGGGATTATCGGTATTCGAGGAGAAGCAGAGGCAGGCTATCCGACTCTTCAAAAAATTGCACTGCCTTTTTTAAGAAGCCACCAAAAAAATGAACAACATCAGACTTTTTTATTATTGTTACTCCATCTAATGGCTAAGATAGAAGACTCAAACCTCATCAATCGTGGTGGCGTTAACGCGTGGAAAAAAGTTCAAAATCAAGCAAATGAACTGCTAGAAACGTTTTCAATAAACAGCTCTATAAATGAATTAGAGCAAGCACTCACTTGCTTCGATCAAGAATTAACCAAAGCTCACCTTAGTCCTGGTGGAGCTGCCGATTTATTAGCACTGAGTTATTTTTTTGCTCAATTAGAACATCTATGGTGA